The following are encoded together in the Pseudidiomarina andamanensis genome:
- the rcsF gene encoding Rcs stress response system protein RcsF, with the protein MKYLSVIAVLITVAGCATSQSPVSQVDMAAADAVEFMRPYELSRNDVSFVSLGRVEGESCQTNMFSDKPTQQEALLRMKVAAAALGANRLILRSCEQGQTDSCRARWVCTGDAHQLQPLQ; encoded by the coding sequence ATGAAATATCTATCCGTAATTGCGGTCTTAATTACAGTCGCTGGTTGTGCGACGAGTCAGTCACCGGTAAGTCAGGTGGATATGGCCGCGGCGGATGCTGTCGAGTTTATGCGGCCTTATGAGTTGTCACGTAACGATGTCAGCTTTGTGAGTTTGGGGCGAGTGGAGGGTGAGTCGTGCCAAACTAATATGTTCTCTGACAAACCTACGCAACAAGAAGCATTATTACGAATGAAAGTAGCGGCAGCTGCACTTGGTGCCAATCGTTTAATTCTGCGCAGTTGTGAGCAGGGACAGACAGATAGCTGTCGCGCACGCTGGGTTTGCACGGGTGATGCACATCAATTACAGCCGTTACAGTAA
- a CDS encoding P-II family nitrogen regulator — protein sequence MQLVIAIIKPAKLNDVREALEHVGCQGMTITEVRGFGRQKGHTELYRGAEYRIDFLPKIRIDIAVTDDQLEAAIDAIRDAAHTGNTGDGKIFVTPLSTVIRIRTGEVDKFAI from the coding sequence ATGCAGCTAGTTATCGCCATCATTAAACCCGCCAAACTTAACGACGTGCGCGAAGCACTCGAACATGTCGGCTGTCAGGGCATGACCATTACGGAAGTTCGAGGTTTCGGTCGCCAAAAAGGCCATACCGAACTCTATCGAGGCGCCGAATATCGGATTGACTTCCTTCCTAAAATACGCATCGACATAGCCGTGACTGATGATCAACTAGAAGCAGCTATTGATGCCATCCGCGATGCCGCGCATACCGGCAATACTGGCGACGGAAAGATCTTCGTCACCCCACTTTCCACTGTCATCAGAATTCGCACCGGTGAAGTGGACAAATTCGCGATATAA
- a CDS encoding ammonium transporter family protein, protein MTITELSYALDTLFILLSAALVMWMAAGFSMLEAGLVRTKNTTEILVKNILLYALACLCYFFFGYHLMYGHAAITDYSPNAYLFFQMVFVATAMSIVSGAVAERMKLSMFLVFTVVMTSVIYPLVGNWTWGGGFLSAMGFVDFAGSGVVHMAGASAALAGVIILGPRKGKYGHSGAIYPIPGANMPLAALGTLILWFGWLGFNGGSLLSIHSVENADTVAVIFLNTNLSAASGAVCAFIVTRLVWRKADLTMILNGVLAGLVAITAEPAAATPISSVLIGGGAGVIVVIAIVLLDRIKIDDPVGAISVHGIAGFYGLLCVGFTSASATFSTQLLGAATIFIWVFISSLVLWSFLAKAFGIRLSMEHEYIGADISECGVEAYPEFVASKTR, encoded by the coding sequence ATGACGATTACCGAATTAAGTTACGCGTTAGATACATTATTTATTTTGCTAAGTGCGGCGTTAGTGATGTGGATGGCGGCTGGCTTTTCAATGCTTGAAGCTGGACTCGTGCGCACCAAAAACACAACCGAAATACTCGTTAAAAATATCTTGCTGTATGCGCTCGCCTGCTTATGTTATTTCTTTTTCGGCTATCACTTAATGTATGGTCATGCGGCAATTACCGATTACTCCCCTAATGCTTACTTGTTCTTTCAAATGGTGTTTGTTGCAACCGCTATGTCCATTGTTTCAGGCGCAGTTGCGGAACGCATGAAACTCTCGATGTTTCTTGTCTTTACCGTGGTGATGACCAGTGTCATTTATCCGCTTGTTGGCAACTGGACTTGGGGTGGCGGATTTTTAAGTGCTATGGGCTTTGTTGATTTTGCAGGATCAGGTGTTGTGCACATGGCCGGCGCTTCAGCAGCACTGGCTGGGGTCATTATCCTTGGGCCTCGCAAAGGAAAGTATGGCCATAGCGGCGCTATTTATCCAATTCCTGGCGCCAATATGCCGTTGGCCGCTCTCGGTACGCTCATTCTCTGGTTTGGTTGGCTCGGCTTTAATGGGGGGTCGCTCCTGAGTATTCATAGTGTAGAGAATGCTGACACGGTCGCCGTCATTTTTCTCAACACCAATTTATCTGCCGCCTCGGGAGCCGTTTGTGCCTTCATTGTTACTCGTCTCGTTTGGCGCAAAGCCGATCTCACTATGATTTTAAATGGCGTGCTCGCTGGGCTTGTCGCCATCACCGCAGAACCAGCCGCAGCAACACCAATTAGCTCGGTACTCATCGGAGGCGGCGCCGGGGTTATTGTGGTTATCGCAATTGTATTGCTTGACCGCATAAAAATTGATGACCCGGTCGGAGCCATTTCTGTTCATGGCATTGCGGGATTCTATGGCTTGCTTTGTGTGGGATTTACATCAGCATCAGCAACATTTTCAACGCAACTCCTCGGCGCTGCGACTATTTTCATCTGGGTGTTTATTAGTAGTTTAGTATTGTGGTCGTTCTTGGCCAAAGCTTTCGGTATTCGCCTCTCTATGGAGCATGAATATATCGGCGCTGATATTTCTGAATGTGGTGTTGAAGCTTATCCAGAATTTGTTGCGTCGAAGACACGCTAG
- the cfa gene encoding cyclopropane fatty acyl phospholipid synthase has protein sequence MANAQMFVGELLALADIQINGNRPWDMQLRDPSFFEDVLTRGNLALGEAYMAGDWDCEQLDVFFCRLLANRVHTQVRPSRLIWHYLKNRLLNLQSPQRSWLVGQHHYDLGNHLYQAMLDPRMVYTCGYWENAQSLEQAQIDKLEMVCQKLQLKPGMRILDVGCGWGSFMKYAAENYGVECVGVTVSKEQVALGTKLCENLPIEFRLQDYRTLNESFDAIVSLGMFEHVGHKNYRRYMQVVANCLKPSGLFLLHTIGRNRDVRGTDPWIAKYIFPNGELPCLSHIDNASRDLLCAEDVHNFGADYDPTLMAWHQNFESVWPELSVHYDDTFYRMWRYYLLSCAGAFRARELQVWQWVFSKPYLIGGYRRP, from the coding sequence ATGGCAAACGCACAAATGTTTGTTGGCGAGCTCTTAGCCTTGGCCGATATCCAAATTAATGGGAATCGGCCGTGGGATATGCAGTTGCGCGATCCCTCTTTTTTTGAGGATGTGCTAACGCGTGGTAATTTGGCTCTTGGTGAAGCTTACATGGCTGGCGATTGGGATTGCGAGCAGCTTGATGTGTTTTTCTGCAGGCTGCTGGCTAATCGTGTTCACACCCAAGTTCGACCATCCCGTCTTATTTGGCATTATCTGAAAAACCGCCTACTCAATTTGCAATCCCCCCAACGATCATGGCTTGTTGGGCAGCATCATTACGACCTCGGTAATCATTTGTACCAAGCGATGTTAGACCCACGCATGGTGTATACCTGTGGCTATTGGGAAAACGCCCAGTCACTTGAGCAAGCGCAAATTGACAAACTCGAAATGGTTTGTCAGAAGCTGCAGTTGAAACCAGGCATGCGTATTCTCGATGTTGGCTGCGGCTGGGGTAGTTTCATGAAGTATGCTGCGGAAAACTATGGCGTTGAATGCGTGGGTGTCACGGTTTCCAAGGAACAAGTCGCGCTTGGTACCAAGCTTTGCGAAAACTTACCCATTGAGTTTCGGCTGCAGGACTATCGTACGCTTAATGAATCATTTGACGCCATTGTGAGTCTCGGTATGTTTGAACACGTTGGTCACAAAAACTATCGGCGCTACATGCAAGTTGTCGCGAATTGCTTGAAGCCGAGCGGCTTATTCTTATTGCATACCATTGGACGTAATCGTGATGTGCGCGGCACTGACCCTTGGATTGCGAAGTATATCTTCCCGAATGGCGAGCTGCCGTGCTTAAGTCACATCGACAATGCATCTCGTGATCTGCTGTGTGCCGAAGATGTTCATAATTTCGGCGCCGACTACGATCCAACATTAATGGCGTGGCATCAAAACTTCGAAAGCGTTTGGCCTGAGCTCAGCGTACATTACGACGATACGTTTTATCGCATGTGGCGCTATTACTTGCTGTCATGTGCGGGCGCTTTTCGCGCCCGCGAATTACAAGTATGGCAATGGGTCTTTAGTAAACCCTATTTAATCGGTGGTTATCGACGCCCATAA
- a CDS encoding AI-2E family transporter: MREQLERRAFLILLAAVTIAFGFILEPFWSAIFWACAVSVIFFPMQQLLQRKWGHRPNLNALVTLTVCMLIVVIPVIFISTAFIQEGIQLYQKIDSGDIDPRAMLMKLRDAFPIVDELLVEFGVNPNDIRDQVISAVQGASKFLAKETLTIGQNTFGFLVSLALMMYLTFFLLRDGSHLRDLLIKALPIGDEREHALFEKFVEVTRATVKGNLVVAIVQGALGGFIFWLLDIPAPLLWGVIMAFLSLIPAVGAALVWFPAGLYLYATGAWVSATVLMAYGAIIIGLADNVLRPILVGRDTKLPDYIVLFSTIGGISLFGINGFVIGPLVAALFMAVWQIFMTDFNSGHEES, encoded by the coding sequence ATGCGGGAACAACTCGAACGTCGCGCTTTTCTCATCTTGTTGGCGGCAGTGACGATTGCTTTTGGTTTTATACTTGAACCATTTTGGTCAGCTATCTTTTGGGCCTGTGCGGTCTCGGTTATTTTCTTCCCGATGCAACAACTGTTGCAGAGAAAGTGGGGGCATCGCCCTAATCTTAACGCACTGGTGACATTAACGGTGTGTATGTTAATTGTCGTTATTCCAGTCATCTTTATAAGTACAGCGTTCATTCAAGAGGGGATTCAGCTTTATCAAAAAATCGACTCCGGCGATATTGACCCGCGCGCGATGCTCATGAAATTGCGCGATGCCTTTCCGATTGTCGACGAGTTGTTGGTGGAATTCGGTGTTAATCCAAACGATATCCGCGACCAAGTGATTAGCGCTGTGCAGGGGGCCTCTAAGTTCTTAGCCAAAGAAACACTCACCATTGGGCAGAACACCTTTGGCTTTTTGGTCAGCCTCGCATTAATGATGTATCTGACCTTCTTTTTGCTGCGTGACGGCTCACATTTGCGCGACCTGTTGATAAAAGCGTTGCCAATTGGCGATGAACGCGAACATGCGCTGTTTGAGAAGTTCGTTGAAGTCACTCGTGCCACGGTGAAAGGTAATTTAGTTGTCGCGATTGTGCAGGGCGCCCTCGGTGGCTTTATTTTCTGGCTGTTAGATATTCCAGCGCCGCTATTATGGGGCGTTATTATGGCTTTCTTATCGCTGATTCCGGCAGTTGGCGCAGCGCTTGTTTGGTTTCCCGCCGGTTTGTACCTCTATGCCACCGGAGCATGGGTCAGTGCGACGGTGTTAATGGCTTATGGCGCAATTATTATCGGCTTGGCAGACAATGTGTTACGCCCCATTTTGGTTGGCCGAGATACGAAGCTACCTGACTATATTGTGCTGTTTTCTACCATTGGCGGTATCTCATTATTTGGTATTAACGGTTTTGTGATTGGGCCGTTAGTCGCCGCGTTGTTCATGGCGGTGTGGCAAATTTTCATGACCGATTTTAATAGTGGACATGAGGAATCGTAA
- a CDS encoding Mpo1 family 2-hydroxy fatty acid dioxygenase produces the protein MKTITEHLAGYAAYHRDRRNIMTHLVGIPLIVVAIEILLSRPTWFIADFMLSPAIIVSAIAALFYLKLDVALGILMTLLLGLSVWLGSHVAMLETTLWLSWGIGLFVVGWIFQFIGHYFEGRKPAFVDDIMGLAIGPLFVVAEVVFMLGGKKQLHQAIEAKFK, from the coding sequence ATGAAAACAATTACAGAACATTTAGCCGGATATGCCGCATATCATCGTGACCGTCGCAACATTATGACGCACTTAGTGGGTATTCCTCTTATTGTGGTTGCGATTGAGATTTTACTATCGCGCCCTACCTGGTTTATCGCAGACTTTATGCTCTCACCAGCCATTATTGTGAGCGCGATTGCAGCCCTATTTTACCTCAAACTTGATGTGGCCTTAGGTATCTTGATGACTCTGTTACTCGGCTTATCCGTATGGCTAGGTAGTCATGTCGCGATGCTCGAAACCACTTTATGGTTAAGCTGGGGTATCGGATTATTTGTGGTTGGTTGGATATTCCAATTTATCGGTCACTATTTCGAAGGTCGTAAACCCGCATTTGTTGATGACATTATGGGTCTCGCTATCGGGCCACTATTTGTCGTTGCCGAAGTTGTGTTCATGCTCGGCGGTAAAAAACAACTTCATCAAGCCATCGAGGCAAAATTCAAGTAA
- a CDS encoding c-type cytochrome → MPAATTYANGEKVYLANCAVCHGSDGAGKKVAGEIVYPPLWGDGSHNWGAGMTRVFTAASFIQNNMPLGQPGRLTDQEAWDVALFINSHERPQDPRYTGDAKETREKFMNFHKATMYGTEVNGKVLGQHDNTGEKLFLKPDVLKPRTFK, encoded by the coding sequence ATTCCAGCGGCAACCACCTATGCCAATGGCGAAAAGGTTTACCTAGCCAATTGTGCCGTTTGTCATGGCTCCGATGGTGCCGGTAAAAAAGTAGCCGGCGAAATTGTTTATCCACCGCTTTGGGGTGACGGTTCGCACAACTGGGGAGCGGGCATGACACGTGTCTTCACTGCCGCCTCTTTTATACAAAACAATATGCCACTGGGTCAGCCAGGGCGTTTAACTGACCAAGAAGCATGGGATGTGGCACTATTTATCAATTCGCACGAGCGCCCACAAGATCCGCGCTATACCGGTGATGCAAAGGAAACTCGTGAGAAGTTCATGAATTTCCATAAGGCAACCATGTATGGCACTGAGGTAAACGGAAAAGTTTTGGGACAGCATGACAATACCGGCGAAAAGCTATTTTTGAAGCCTGACGTACTCAAGCCTCGCACGTTCAAGTAA
- a CDS encoding DUF3750 domain-containing protein, which yields MYRALVVILSTALLIGCSSGDWRTASREPAGIAPDPVTETQPVIEVYAADAFGWRGWFAVHTWIAVKPADAKEYTVYEVVGWRLNRGQPALYNYTTATPDRYWYGAKPEKVLSIVGNKAGELIPQIIDAAERYPWANQYKAVPGPNSNTFPAWIGLQVPELGLDLPFSAIGSGYADNDQD from the coding sequence ATGTATAGAGCACTTGTTGTTATTCTGAGTACTGCATTACTCATTGGCTGTTCATCGGGTGATTGGCGAACCGCCTCGCGCGAACCAGCAGGTATCGCGCCTGACCCAGTGACTGAAACTCAACCGGTCATTGAAGTTTATGCGGCGGATGCATTTGGATGGCGCGGTTGGTTTGCGGTACACACCTGGATTGCAGTGAAGCCAGCTGATGCCAAAGAATATACGGTATATGAAGTGGTGGGTTGGCGCTTAAATCGTGGCCAACCGGCGCTCTACAACTATACCACCGCCACACCTGATCGTTATTGGTACGGCGCGAAACCTGAAAAAGTCTTATCAATTGTTGGTAATAAAGCGGGTGAGCTTATTCCTCAGATTATTGACGCCGCCGAACGCTACCCGTGGGCGAACCAATACAAAGCGGTTCCAGGCCCCAATAGCAATACCTTTCCGGCATGGATAGGCCTACAGGTTCCCGAGCTTGGGCTTGATCTGCCATTCAGTGCTATTGGCAGTGGCTATGCAGATAATGACCAAGATTAA
- a CDS encoding LiaF domain-containing protein, whose product MPVKLEDRPIEQVREEIVDKLIVNYSHAIISAEAFERRLDEAMATDSHQQLVALVEDLPLEADASYDAKKERSFTPNYGAGETSQDDRLVSILGSSVREGQWVVPKKINVIDVLGSTKIDFTDAIFQHQNIEVNVANVLGSLEIFVPESVNVTIRMYDIVGSSENKAPSMAGRQAPQITITGYSVLGSVEVSVKQTMKEKFVAFANSMREALGMSKTN is encoded by the coding sequence ATGCCAGTCAAACTTGAAGACCGACCAATCGAACAGGTTCGTGAAGAGATCGTTGATAAGCTCATTGTTAACTACAGCCACGCGATTATTTCTGCTGAGGCTTTTGAGCGTCGACTTGATGAAGCCATGGCAACGGACTCTCATCAACAGCTAGTGGCGTTGGTTGAAGACTTACCTTTAGAGGCTGACGCAAGTTACGATGCCAAAAAAGAGCGCTCGTTTACACCCAATTACGGCGCCGGCGAAACCTCTCAAGATGACCGACTTGTTAGCATTTTAGGCTCAAGTGTTCGTGAAGGTCAGTGGGTTGTGCCAAAGAAAATTAATGTGATTGATGTATTAGGCTCAACAAAAATCGATTTTACTGATGCCATTTTTCAGCACCAAAATATTGAAGTAAACGTGGCGAATGTTTTAGGTAGCCTCGAAATCTTTGTTCCTGAAAGCGTCAATGTGACCATTCGTATGTACGATATTGTTGGCTCGTCGGAAAATAAAGCACCCTCAATGGCGGGTCGCCAAGCGCCGCAAATAACCATCACGGGCTATAGCGTTTTAGGTTCGGTTGAAGTTTCAGTAAAACAGACCATGAAAGAAAAGTTTGTCGCGTTTGCGAATAGCATGCGTGAAGCTCTAGGTATGTCTAAAACGAACTAA
- a CDS encoding OsmC domain/YcaO domain-containing protein: MEIKVNFLDNLRLEAKFDDFTVITDQPIRYKGDGSAPSPFDYFLASSAMCAAYFVKVYCLSRNIPTDNIRLSQNNIVDPENRYNQIFKIQVELPEDISEKDRQGILRSIDRCTVKKVVQTGPEFQIEVVENLDEDAQALLMGQPEGNSLTYIEGKDLPLEQTIANMTQILADLGMKIEIASWRNIVPHVWSLHIRDAASPMCFTNGKGATKEAALASALGEFIERLNCNFFYNDQYFGEEIAHADFVHYPNEKWFRLTENDAIPDGLLDDYCLDIYNPDNELQGSHLIDTNSGRSDRGICALPFQRHSDGETIYFPSNLIENLYLSNGMSAGNTLPEAQVQCLSEIFERAVKKQIIEHEIALPDVPTDVLAKYPDIVEAVQALEAQGYPILVKDASLGGRFPVACVTLMNPRTGGVFASFGAHPSFHVALERSLTELMQGRSFEGLNDFLPPTFNSMAVTEPNNFVEHFIDSSGVVSWRFFSSRSDYEFCEWDFSGTNQEEAENLFGILEGMELEAYMAVYTELGAPVCRILVPGYSEVYPIEDLVWDNTNKALEYREDILNLHRLTDEQLEDLVERLEDSQLDNYIDIITLIGIEFDENTVWGQLTILELKILIYLALGRHEDAYDLVEAFLQYNDNTVARTLFYRAVSAVLEIALDDEMALEDYLPNFKRMFGEQTMADVVGAVEGSLRFPGLTPTNTQLEGLDRHLRLIESYKKLHAARATKAQG, translated from the coding sequence ATGGAAATAAAAGTAAACTTTTTGGATAACTTGCGTCTGGAAGCCAAGTTTGACGATTTCACGGTGATAACCGACCAACCCATTCGTTATAAAGGGGATGGCTCCGCACCCAGTCCGTTCGATTATTTCCTAGCATCATCTGCCATGTGCGCAGCATATTTCGTCAAGGTTTATTGCTTATCGCGCAATATCCCGACGGACAATATTCGTCTGTCACAGAATAATATTGTTGACCCTGAGAATCGTTATAACCAGATTTTTAAAATTCAGGTTGAGTTACCTGAAGATATTTCTGAAAAAGATCGCCAAGGCATTCTGCGCTCTATCGACCGTTGCACCGTTAAAAAAGTGGTACAAACCGGCCCCGAGTTCCAAATTGAAGTGGTTGAGAACCTCGATGAGGATGCGCAAGCGCTATTGATGGGGCAGCCAGAAGGCAATTCTCTCACCTACATTGAAGGCAAAGACTTGCCGCTTGAGCAAACCATTGCCAACATGACGCAAATTCTCGCCGATCTTGGCATGAAGATCGAAATCGCGTCATGGCGCAACATTGTGCCGCACGTATGGTCGTTGCATATTCGTGACGCCGCCTCGCCAATGTGTTTTACCAACGGTAAAGGCGCAACCAAAGAAGCGGCATTGGCTTCGGCATTAGGCGAGTTCATTGAACGACTCAACTGCAACTTCTTCTATAATGATCAGTATTTCGGTGAGGAAATTGCGCACGCTGATTTTGTTCACTATCCGAATGAAAAATGGTTTCGGTTGACCGAGAATGACGCCATTCCTGATGGGTTACTTGACGATTATTGTTTAGATATTTACAACCCTGACAATGAGTTGCAAGGGTCTCATTTAATCGACACCAACTCTGGACGCTCTGACCGCGGTATTTGCGCACTGCCGTTTCAGCGTCACTCGGATGGCGAAACCATTTACTTCCCATCGAACCTGATTGAAAACTTGTACCTCAGTAACGGTATGAGCGCGGGTAATACCCTACCTGAAGCCCAGGTACAGTGCCTGTCAGAGATTTTCGAGCGCGCAGTTAAGAAACAAATTATTGAGCATGAAATTGCGCTGCCTGACGTGCCGACTGACGTCTTAGCCAAGTACCCGGATATTGTTGAGGCCGTTCAGGCACTCGAAGCGCAGGGCTACCCAATTCTTGTGAAGGATGCTTCATTAGGCGGACGCTTCCCAGTTGCTTGTGTCACGTTAATGAACCCTCGCACTGGCGGTGTATTCGCTTCGTTTGGCGCGCACCCAAGCTTTCATGTGGCACTTGAGCGCAGTCTCACCGAGTTGATGCAAGGCCGCAGCTTCGAAGGTTTGAACGACTTTTTACCGCCAACCTTTAATAGCATGGCGGTGACTGAGCCGAACAACTTTGTCGAACACTTTATTGATTCTTCTGGTGTGGTGTCATGGCGTTTCTTTAGTTCTCGAAGCGACTATGAATTCTGCGAGTGGGACTTCTCAGGCACCAACCAAGAAGAAGCCGAAAATCTCTTTGGTATTCTTGAAGGTATGGAGCTTGAAGCTTACATGGCGGTTTATACTGAGCTTGGTGCACCGGTATGTCGCATATTGGTGCCAGGTTACTCTGAAGTTTACCCAATTGAGGACTTAGTTTGGGATAACACTAACAAAGCGCTCGAATACCGTGAAGATATTCTCAATTTGCACCGTCTCACAGACGAACAACTTGAAGATTTGGTTGAGCGCCTCGAAGACAGCCAGCTAGACAACTACATTGATATCATTACACTCATTGGTATTGAGTTTGATGAAAACACCGTGTGGGGCCAGCTAACCATTCTTGAGCTCAAGATTCTTATCTATCTTGCATTAGGCCGTCACGAAGATGCCTACGATTTAGTTGAGGCGTTTCTTCAGTATAACGACAACACGGTTGCACGCACCTTGTTCTACCGTGCGGTGAGTGCAGTTTTAGAAATTGCATTAGACGACGAAATGGCATTAGAAGATTACTTACCAAACTTCAAGCGTATGTTCGGCGAGCAAACTATGGCTGACGTGGTAGGTGCGGTGGAAGGCTCGTTACGCTTCCCTGGTTTAACGCCAACCAATACGCAATTAGAGGGCCTTGATCGTCACCTACGCTTAATTGAAAGCTACAAAAAATTACACGCCGCACGAGCTACAAAAGCTCAAGGCTAA
- a CDS encoding S10 family peptidase: MKSLNNYLVCLSLFTAMMLPAAINAQNTEAKQENAATEQPVPEPTNFRSQHKGTFNGTRLTYTVDAGETYIRNNEGDPTAAIFSFDYVVESKQNRPVTFIWNGGPGSSSNWLHMGGYGPKRIIVPSDAEHPGAAPYTMKDAPETILDVTDMVFVDPVGTGFSQAIGKGKKEDFWGLTEDAKSMAAFIAEWLTKNNRWNSPVFLLGESFGTTRAAAVAKVLLDDYVINVNGIVFVSQALDYQGSTPYVDDNIISYITYIPTMAATAWYHGKVDNSGDFETFIQQSRDFASQELLPALFQGNLLSAEKRARLVSQLQRFTGLSKEYIEQVDLRINAFRFAKELRRDEGVAVGLLDSRYINDERDDVAARPEADAARAISPAYKASIMHYMRNDLGINWNRKYLNPADPELSGKWRWSPLPEGRSWEPHYVNTAPDLASVLRSNPALKVMVGSGYYDLITPFFDAEYTLNRHGIASDDIIYRYYHGGHMMYVHEPARQALLKDTREFIRAQIGQGN; the protein is encoded by the coding sequence GTGAAATCATTAAATAACTACTTAGTTTGCTTATCTCTTTTCACGGCAATGATGTTGCCAGCGGCAATCAATGCGCAAAATACAGAAGCTAAACAAGAGAATGCAGCAACCGAGCAACCCGTTCCAGAACCAACCAATTTCCGCTCGCAGCACAAAGGTACGTTTAACGGTACTCGCTTAACGTACACCGTGGATGCAGGCGAAACCTATATTCGGAATAACGAGGGCGACCCAACTGCGGCGATTTTCTCGTTCGATTATGTGGTGGAAAGCAAACAAAACCGACCGGTCACGTTTATTTGGAATGGTGGCCCAGGTTCGTCATCTAATTGGTTACACATGGGCGGTTATGGCCCGAAACGCATTATCGTTCCAAGTGATGCGGAGCATCCGGGCGCAGCGCCATACACCATGAAAGATGCACCGGAAACCATTCTTGATGTCACCGATATGGTGTTTGTTGACCCGGTAGGGACTGGCTTTTCACAGGCAATTGGCAAGGGTAAGAAAGAAGACTTTTGGGGCTTAACCGAAGATGCGAAGTCAATGGCCGCGTTTATTGCTGAATGGCTAACCAAGAACAATCGTTGGAACTCGCCAGTGTTCTTACTTGGCGAAAGCTTCGGTACGACTCGCGCTGCTGCGGTAGCCAAGGTGTTACTCGATGATTACGTGATTAATGTGAACGGTATTGTGTTTGTGTCACAGGCACTCGATTATCAAGGCTCAACGCCGTATGTGGATGACAACATCATTTCGTACATTACCTATATTCCGACCATGGCGGCGACCGCTTGGTATCACGGCAAGGTTGATAATTCAGGTGATTTCGAAACCTTCATTCAGCAGAGCCGTGACTTCGCATCACAAGAACTATTGCCAGCACTATTTCAAGGTAACCTGCTCAGTGCGGAAAAGCGAGCGCGCTTAGTGAGCCAGCTTCAGCGCTTCACAGGCCTTAGTAAAGAATATATCGAGCAAGTCGATTTACGGATTAACGCGTTCCGTTTTGCGAAGGAGTTACGCCGTGACGAAGGCGTTGCCGTCGGTTTACTCGATAGCCGTTATATTAACGATGAGCGTGATGATGTTGCTGCTCGCCCAGAAGCTGATGCCGCTCGAGCTATTTCGCCAGCTTATAAAGCATCGATTATGCATTATATGCGTAATGATTTAGGGATTAATTGGAATCGGAAATATTTGAATCCAGCCGACCCAGAGCTTTCTGGGAAATGGCGCTGGAGCCCGCTGCCGGAAGGGCGCTCATGGGAACCACACTATGTGAATACCGCACCAGATTTAGCTTCGGTGCTGCGCAGCAACCCTGCGTTGAAGGTGATGGTTGGCTCTGGTTATTATGATCTGATCACGCCGTTCTTCGATGCGGAGTACACGTTGAACCGTCATGGCATTGCGAGTGATGACATCATCTATCGTTATTATCACGGCGGCCATATGATGTACGTGCATGAACCAGCGCGCCAAGCATTACTCAAAGATACGCGTGAATTCATTCGCGCGCAGATTGGTCAAGGCAACTAG